In Paraburkholderia flagellata, a genomic segment contains:
- the bcsG gene encoding cellulose biosynthesis protein BcsG, whose product MGLWNLYFLAKLYLYSIGTLKPEWWMNFAFAVLLLVPLHKRWLRIARDVIAVVVGISIAYHESSMPDIGRAISQIPVLLTFTPSYMFELTRRVISLSMVVSAVLAVLLYFLINRWVRVTTLVLIALVVMPIWQGVGTFVANATANASLASNGDEDGGTGKKRDEQSGSYDQQLAAFRANEEGRHVNFTPLTTDANAQFDIIVVHICSLSWDDMDVVKMRNNPLFSRFDYIFQNFSSAASYSGPAAIRVLRATCGQEPHKSLYDPAPPECHLFAQLAQAGYKPQALLNHNGRFDNFRGTVINEMGVPGVTIPSNEGLPEAMKEFDGSPLVGDYDVLARWYKQRVSAGGGPVALYYNTVSMHDGNRLPAPNTNLTSLQSYPIRLQNLLGDVDKLINLVAQSGRRAVIVFVPEHGAALRGEENQIAGMREIPTPNIVHVPVGVKVVGLPAGSEHTGGVTTIDTPTSYLALAQLLANLVAQSPFATGAPPLAQYANNLPQTRMVGENEGTVTMTTPTGYVIHTPDGVWVEGK is encoded by the coding sequence ATGGGTCTCTGGAATCTCTACTTCCTCGCCAAGCTATATCTCTACTCGATCGGCACGCTCAAGCCCGAGTGGTGGATGAACTTCGCCTTCGCCGTCCTGCTGCTCGTGCCGCTGCACAAGCGGTGGCTGCGTATTGCGCGCGATGTGATCGCCGTTGTCGTGGGTATCTCCATTGCGTACCACGAGTCGAGCATGCCCGACATCGGCCGGGCGATCTCGCAGATCCCGGTGCTCCTCACTTTCACGCCTTCGTATATGTTCGAACTCACGCGGCGCGTGATTTCGCTTTCGATGGTCGTGAGCGCGGTGCTTGCCGTGCTGCTCTACTTCCTCATCAACCGCTGGGTGCGCGTGACGACACTCGTACTGATTGCGCTCGTCGTCATGCCGATCTGGCAGGGCGTGGGCACGTTCGTCGCGAATGCCACCGCCAACGCCTCGCTCGCCAGCAACGGCGACGAGGACGGCGGCACGGGCAAGAAGCGCGACGAGCAGTCGGGCAGCTACGACCAGCAGCTAGCAGCGTTTCGCGCCAACGAGGAAGGGCGGCATGTGAACTTCACGCCGCTCACCACGGACGCGAACGCGCAGTTCGACATCATCGTGGTACACATTTGCTCGCTCTCGTGGGACGACATGGATGTCGTGAAGATGCGCAACAACCCGCTCTTCTCGCGCTTCGACTATATCTTCCAGAACTTCAGTTCCGCCGCGAGCTATAGCGGTCCCGCCGCCATTCGTGTCTTGCGCGCCACCTGCGGGCAGGAGCCGCACAAGTCGCTCTACGACCCCGCGCCGCCTGAATGCCACCTGTTCGCACAGCTTGCGCAGGCGGGCTATAAGCCGCAGGCGCTACTCAACCACAACGGCCGTTTCGACAATTTCCGCGGCACGGTGATCAATGAAATGGGCGTGCCGGGCGTGACGATTCCCTCGAACGAAGGCCTGCCCGAAGCGATGAAGGAGTTCGACGGCTCGCCGCTGGTCGGCGACTACGACGTGCTCGCGCGCTGGTACAAGCAGCGTGTGTCCGCAGGCGGCGGTCCGGTCGCGCTCTACTACAACACGGTCTCGATGCACGACGGCAACCGCCTGCCGGCCCCCAACACCAATCTCACGAGCCTGCAGTCCTACCCGATCCGCCTGCAGAATCTGCTCGGCGACGTCGACAAGCTGATCAATCTCGTCGCGCAGTCGGGCCGCCGCGCCGTGATCGTGTTCGTGCCCGAGCACGGCGCGGCGCTGCGCGGTGAAGAAAACCAGATTGCCGGCATGCGCGAAATTCCCACGCCGAACATCGTCCACGTGCCGGTGGGCGTGAAGGTGGTGGGTCTGCCGGCCGGCAGCGAGCACACCGGCGGCGTGACGACGATCGACACACCCACGAGCTATCTCGCGCTCGCGCAGCTACTCGCGAATCTCGTCGCGCAAAGCCCGTTCGCCACGGGCGCGCCGCCGCTCGCCCAGTACGCGAACAACCTGCCGCAAACGCGCATGGTGGGTGAAAACGAAGGCACGGTGACGATGACGACGCCCACCGGCTATGTGATCCATACGCCTGACGGCGTGTGGGTGGAGGGCAAGTAA
- a CDS encoding RNA-guided endonuclease InsQ/TnpB family protein, whose product MERLQAFKFELMPTGEQAHKMRQFAGACRFVYNKALAFQKENHAAGQKFVGFAGLCKRLTQWRNSPDTPWMKDGPVHTQQQTLKDLERAFVNFFEKRAEFPCFKRKGMGDSFRYPDPKQIKLDRDNGRVFVPKLGYIRYRNSRTVLGEVRSATVSLRAGKWYVSILTRREVKQPVPVGPAVGIDVGVARFATLSDGSYIAPLASFRKHEQRLAKYQRRMARKVKGSSNWKKAKARIQRIHARIADARADFLHKASNAISKNHAMVALEDLKISNMSKSAKGTADAPGRNVRAKSGLNKSILDQGWGEFRRQLEYKTAWRGGFFVAVDPKNTSRTCPCCGHVSKDNRKTQALFKCVECGHEANADHVGALNVLAAGHAVIACGGMAQSGHPTKQEPAYKVLTRRKESLSPLGRGGCQRLLV is encoded by the coding sequence ATGGAGCGCCTTCAAGCCTTCAAATTCGAACTCATGCCGACCGGCGAGCAGGCGCACAAGATGCGCCAGTTCGCCGGTGCGTGCCGGTTCGTCTATAACAAGGCGCTGGCGTTTCAGAAGGAAAACCACGCAGCCGGTCAGAAGTTCGTCGGCTTTGCTGGCCTGTGCAAGCGGCTCACGCAATGGCGCAATAGCCCCGATACGCCGTGGATGAAGGATGGTCCGGTCCATACTCAGCAGCAGACGCTGAAGGACCTGGAGCGGGCGTTCGTCAACTTCTTCGAAAAGCGCGCGGAATTCCCGTGTTTCAAGCGCAAGGGAATGGGCGACAGCTTCCGGTATCCGGACCCGAAGCAGATAAAGCTGGACCGCGACAATGGCCGCGTGTTCGTGCCCAAGCTCGGCTATATTCGCTACCGGAACAGTCGTACGGTGCTCGGCGAGGTCCGTAGCGCTACCGTATCGCTTCGCGCGGGTAAGTGGTACGTGTCGATTCTCACGCGTCGCGAGGTAAAGCAGCCGGTTCCGGTTGGCCCGGCTGTCGGTATCGATGTGGGTGTGGCTCGCTTCGCGACGTTGTCGGATGGCTCATACATCGCGCCGCTCGCGTCGTTCCGCAAGCACGAGCAGCGGCTTGCGAAGTATCAGCGCCGGATGGCCCGCAAGGTCAAAGGCAGTAGCAACTGGAAGAAAGCGAAGGCCCGCATTCAGCGCATCCACGCGCGTATCGCGGACGCTCGCGCTGATTTCCTCCACAAGGCATCGAACGCAATCAGCAAAAACCACGCAATGGTTGCGCTCGAAGACCTGAAAATCAGCAACATGTCGAAGTCGGCGAAGGGCACGGCAGACGCACCAGGACGCAACGTTCGCGCGAAGTCCGGCCTCAACAAGTCGATTCTCGACCAGGGCTGGGGCGAATTCCGCCGCCAACTCGAATACAAGACGGCATGGCGCGGCGGCTTTTTCGTCGCGGTAGACCCGAAGAACACGAGCCGTACGTGCCCGTGTTGCGGCCATGTCTCGAAGGACAACCGGAAGACGCAAGCGCTGTTCAAGTGCGTCGAGTGCGGACACGAGGCGAACGCCGACCACGTTGGCGCGCTCAATGTTCTAGCGGCAGGACATGCCGTTATTGCCTGTGGAGGGATGGCGCAGTCAGGCCACCCGACGAAGCAGGAACCCGCCTATAAGGTGCTTACGCGCCGGAAGGAATCCCTGTCTCCTTTAGGGCGGGGAGGATGTCAACGCCTCCTCGTCTAG
- a CDS encoding GFA family protein, whose amino-acid sequence MSADTATTHTNAPATLRGQCLCGAVRYAVTNAFRYAFNCHCSQCRRATGSAFKPFAGIESEALRLTAGEGQTLVYGDPQAAHDVHCGRCGSLLYSVVREGAYVHVTLGTLADTPDIRPTGHIFVRSKAPWFEIADSLPQYDEFPP is encoded by the coding sequence ATGTCCGCCGACACTGCCACCACCCACACGAATGCTCCCGCCACTTTGCGCGGCCAGTGCCTTTGCGGCGCCGTGCGCTATGCGGTAACGAATGCCTTCCGCTACGCATTCAATTGCCACTGCTCGCAGTGCCGCCGCGCGACGGGTTCCGCGTTCAAGCCGTTTGCGGGCATCGAAAGCGAGGCGCTGCGGCTCACCGCGGGCGAAGGACAGACGCTGGTCTACGGCGATCCGCAGGCCGCCCATGACGTGCATTGCGGCCGCTGCGGCTCGCTTCTCTATTCAGTTGTGCGCGAAGGGGCGTATGTGCACGTGACGCTCGGCACGCTGGCCGATACGCCGGACATCCGGCCCACCGGCCATATTTTCGTGCGCTCGAAGGCACCGTGGTTCGAGATCGCCGACTCGCTTCCCCAATACGACGAATTCCCGCCCTGA
- a CDS encoding DUF5372 family protein has protein sequence MRRACPCRRHNYVSSSSRTIRPCHYRKSATACRDDGCATVTVEITHPFHPLRGTRIQLATRRINWGEDRVMFYDERGQLVTQLNHTTYVTTLPLTMRVSRASRYVGAQSMMPLVYCSWRRWGRPPSK, from the coding sequence GTGCGTCGGGCTTGTCCATGTAGGCGACATAATTATGTTTCATCGTCTTCACGAACGATTCGGCCATGCCATTATCGTAAGTCAGCAACTGCTTGTCGTGACGACGGTTGCGCGACCGTAACGGTCGAGATCACCCATCCCTTTCACCCACTACGCGGCACTCGCATCCAGCTGGCTACCCGGCGCATTAACTGGGGAGAGGACCGTGTCATGTTCTACGACGAGCGTGGCCAACTGGTCACCCAGCTCAACCATACTACGTATGTCACGACGTTGCCGCTCACGATGCGGGTAAGCCGTGCCAGTCGGTACGTGGGCGCGCAGTCGATGATGCCATTGGTCTATTGCTCATGGAGACGGTGGGGCCGGCCGCCATCGAAGTAG
- a CDS encoding class I SAM-dependent methyltransferase: protein MDCRTIETYTSGAASYAAEWANQPAPDDLYARLTLYFRPQERTVDIGCGSGRDGAWLNAHGYPTAGYDASEGLVRQAAAGYPQYDFGLATLPELKGVSAASFDNVLCETVIMHLPIGQFGPACRRLVELLKPGGVLYLSWRVTGGGSARDPAGRLYSAFDPALVTDALEGATIALDEEALTSSPP from the coding sequence ATGGACTGCAGGACGATCGAGACGTACACGAGTGGCGCCGCGAGCTACGCAGCCGAATGGGCGAACCAGCCTGCGCCCGACGACCTCTATGCGCGTCTCACGCTGTATTTCCGGCCCCAGGAAAGGACAGTCGACATCGGGTGCGGATCGGGCCGCGACGGGGCGTGGCTGAACGCACACGGTTATCCCACGGCCGGCTACGACGCATCGGAGGGGCTGGTCAGACAGGCGGCGGCTGGATACCCGCAATATGACTTCGGCCTTGCCACGCTGCCCGAGCTGAAAGGCGTATCCGCCGCGAGCTTCGACAACGTCCTCTGTGAAACCGTGATCATGCATTTGCCCATCGGGCAGTTCGGCCCAGCCTGCCGCCGCCTCGTCGAACTGCTCAAGCCCGGCGGCGTGCTGTACCTGAGCTGGCGCGTAACCGGAGGCGGCAGCGCGCGCGATCCAGCGGGACGTCTATATAGTGCCTTCGACCCTGCACTCGTGACCGACGCGCTCGAGGGCGCGACCATCGCGCTAGACGAGGAGGCGTTGACATCCTCCCCGCCCTAA
- the rpoD gene encoding RNA polymerase sigma factor RpoD: MTSHDRDDALTSSARPARRSSKDKSGDTTPMDAGSQLEKRQHQMRALIKLGRERGYLTHADINDHLPDNFAQTAALETIVATFNDMGVQVYEQAPDADTLLLNEDSRADQQADDEADEEVEVALSTVDSEFGRTTDPVRMYMREMGSSELLTRAGEIEVAKRIEDGLQEMIQAIAACPSIVATILADADRVAAEEMRIDELVDGIGSDEAAPEPAVADADAGEDVDAQAADVEESDDSSDDEDDADADNSKANEALLAQLKADSLAIFARVRTLFEQMACTSDANARASAAEMKICADIQTELAPIRFTARTIDRLCSLLHEQVAQIRAIERNVLSIVVDRCGMPREAFVEQFPGHETDLEWGVRAAAASSKYGPSIERSLPAIQAEQRKLAEIEAAASLSLQQIKAINRRMTVAESKMRQAKGEMVKANLRLVISIAKKYVNRGMQFLDLIQEGNIGLMKAVDKFEYRRGWKFSTYATWWVRQAVTRALADQARTIRVPVHMIETINKLNRISREILQQTGMEAHPADLAARMGMTEEKVRGILKIAKQPVSLESPVGDDGDATLGDMIEDAGSASPADAAIHANMRAAIDEALKALSPREAKVLRMRYGIDTTSDHTLEEVGKQFDVTRERIRQIESKAMRKLMHPSRADKLRPFLER; this comes from the coding sequence TTGACAAGCCATGACCGGGACGACGCGCTGACCTCGTCTGCCCGCCCCGCACGCCGCTCGTCCAAAGACAAGTCCGGCGATACGACGCCCATGGACGCAGGCTCGCAACTCGAAAAACGCCAGCATCAGATGCGGGCGCTCATCAAGCTCGGCCGCGAACGCGGTTATCTGACCCACGCGGACATCAACGACCATCTGCCCGACAACTTCGCGCAGACGGCCGCGCTGGAAACGATCGTCGCCACGTTCAACGACATGGGCGTGCAAGTGTACGAACAGGCGCCCGACGCCGACACGCTGCTCCTGAACGAAGATTCCCGCGCCGACCAGCAGGCCGACGACGAAGCCGACGAAGAAGTCGAAGTCGCGCTCTCGACGGTCGACTCCGAATTCGGCCGTACCACCGACCCCGTGCGCATGTACATGCGCGAAATGGGCTCGAGCGAGCTGCTCACGCGCGCCGGCGAAATCGAAGTGGCCAAGCGCATCGAAGACGGCCTCCAGGAAATGATCCAGGCGATCGCGGCGTGCCCGTCGATCGTCGCGACCATCCTTGCCGACGCCGACCGTGTCGCGGCTGAAGAAATGCGCATCGACGAACTCGTCGATGGCATCGGCAGCGACGAAGCCGCGCCGGAACCGGCCGTGGCCGATGCCGACGCCGGCGAAGACGTCGACGCACAAGCCGCTGACGTAGAAGAATCGGACGATTCGAGCGACGACGAAGACGACGCCGACGCTGACAACAGCAAGGCGAACGAAGCCCTGCTCGCGCAGTTGAAGGCAGACAGCCTCGCAATCTTCGCGCGCGTTCGCACGCTGTTCGAACAGATGGCCTGCACGTCGGACGCCAATGCGCGTGCGTCGGCCGCAGAGATGAAGATCTGCGCCGACATCCAGACGGAACTCGCGCCGATCCGCTTCACGGCTCGCACCATCGACCGCCTGTGCTCCCTGCTGCACGAACAGGTCGCGCAAATTCGCGCGATCGAGCGCAATGTGCTCTCCATCGTCGTCGATCGCTGCGGCATGCCGCGCGAAGCCTTCGTCGAGCAGTTCCCGGGCCACGAAACCGATCTGGAGTGGGGCGTGCGCGCCGCAGCCGCGTCGAGCAAGTACGGTCCTTCGATCGAGCGCAGCCTGCCGGCTATCCAGGCCGAGCAGCGCAAGCTCGCCGAGATCGAAGCCGCTGCGTCGCTGTCGCTGCAACAGATCAAGGCGATCAATCGTCGCATGACCGTCGCCGAATCGAAGATGCGTCAGGCGAAGGGCGAGATGGTCAAGGCCAACCTGCGTCTCGTGATCTCGATCGCGAAGAAGTACGTGAACCGCGGCATGCAGTTCCTCGACCTGATCCAGGAAGGCAACATCGGCCTGATGAAGGCGGTGGACAAGTTCGAATATCGCCGCGGCTGGAAATTCTCGACGTACGCGACGTGGTGGGTGCGTCAGGCCGTGACGCGTGCGCTCGCCGACCAGGCGCGCACGATCCGCGTGCCGGTGCACATGATCGAAACGATCAACAAGCTCAACCGCATCTCGCGCGAGATCCTGCAGCAAACGGGCATGGAAGCGCATCCGGCGGACCTGGCCGCGCGCATGGGCATGACCGAAGAGAAGGTGCGCGGCATCCTCAAGATCGCCAAGCAGCCGGTCTCTCTCGAAAGCCCGGTGGGCGACGACGGCGACGCGACGCTCGGCGACATGATCGAGGACGCAGGCTCAGCCTCGCCGGCCGATGCCGCGATCCACGCGAACATGCGCGCTGCCATCGACGAGGCGCTCAAGGCGCTCTCGCCGCGCGAAGCGAAAGTGCTGCGCATGCGCTACGGTATCGACACGACTTCGGACCACACGCTCGAAGAAGTGGGCAAGCAATTCGACGTGACGCGCGAGCGTATTCGCCAGATCGAGAGCAAGGCAATGCGCAAGCTGATGCATCCGAGCCGCGCGGACAAGCTGCGCCCGTTCCTGGAGCGTTAA
- a CDS encoding O-linked N-acetylglucosamine transferase, SPINDLY family protein yields the protein MSTPQASHPATPHAQATQATFAAAESAWQRGETETARALCERLIAANPHDADALNLAGLIENGRDPLAARVLIGRALAEREDPVFLVNLAMTCQCAADRDIAIRALHRAIDLRPDFAVALNNLGHLYGEAGNCAEASRRFERAVALAPAHAAIHFNYGTMLYKSGEFMRAEAVLRRTLELSPGHVNAWNNLAQVLLATNRNTEALAVLEHAHTLAPDSVDVLTNLGCVLLGAGRIDEAQAALERALEREPGRVSAWNNLGNLMMQTGRIDEARAAFTRAIELKPDFAGAHLNLGNACSKSGSIDEAIACYRRAMACDPAHTGANSNLLWSLMFAIDDGHALRAEAEQFSARHEAALLAASAGAHHANTPEPARRLRIGYVSPDFRNHCQSLFTTPLLRHHDHEALEIFCYSLSAQTDDVTARLRGFADVWRDAHEFDDARLVQQIRDDRIDVLVDLTMHMDGVRRLLFARRPAPVQVAWLAYPGTTGSPSIGWRLTDPWLDPQGEPHIDDQYTERSLRLPDAFWCYDPLATDVEVNALPALTAGHITFGCLNNPCKLTDATLALWSGVFAALPRARLLLMAPPGSARERLNVRLGAHGIDPACVSYVGFQSRADYLRIYQRIDIALDTFPANGHTTSLDAFWMGVPVPTRYGRSAVSRAGLCLLANLGLPELAAASDAGYVAAVTALARDVSRLAALRAGLRARMEVSPLMDGARFTRNMEAAYRQMWQAWCAPERATSECAR from the coding sequence ATGTCGACCCCCCAAGCTTCCCACCCCGCCACGCCGCACGCTCAGGCGACGCAGGCAACCTTCGCCGCTGCCGAGTCCGCGTGGCAGCGCGGTGAAACGGAAACGGCACGCGCCTTGTGCGAGCGCCTGATCGCCGCAAATCCGCACGACGCCGACGCGTTGAACCTGGCTGGCCTGATCGAAAACGGGCGCGATCCGCTCGCTGCACGTGTGCTCATCGGACGCGCGCTCGCCGAGCGGGAGGACCCGGTCTTTCTCGTGAACCTCGCCATGACGTGTCAGTGCGCTGCCGACCGGGATATCGCGATCCGCGCGCTGCATCGCGCGATCGATCTGCGACCGGACTTCGCAGTGGCGCTAAACAATCTGGGCCACCTTTACGGCGAAGCGGGAAATTGCGCCGAGGCCTCGCGCCGTTTCGAGCGTGCCGTCGCACTAGCGCCCGCCCATGCGGCCATCCATTTCAACTACGGGACGATGCTGTACAAGTCCGGCGAGTTCATGCGCGCGGAAGCAGTACTGCGGCGCACGCTGGAACTATCGCCCGGCCATGTGAATGCCTGGAACAATCTCGCGCAGGTGCTGCTCGCCACGAACCGCAATACCGAAGCGCTGGCCGTGCTCGAACATGCTCATACGCTCGCGCCGGACTCGGTCGACGTGCTTACGAATCTGGGCTGCGTGCTGCTGGGCGCGGGCCGTATCGACGAAGCGCAGGCCGCACTCGAACGCGCGCTCGAACGCGAACCGGGCAGGGTGTCCGCGTGGAACAATCTGGGCAACCTGATGATGCAGACGGGCCGCATCGACGAGGCGCGCGCAGCGTTCACGCGCGCTATCGAACTCAAGCCGGATTTCGCGGGAGCACACCTCAATCTCGGCAATGCGTGCAGCAAGTCCGGCAGCATCGACGAGGCGATCGCCTGCTATCGCCGCGCCATGGCCTGCGATCCCGCGCACACCGGCGCGAATAGCAACTTGCTGTGGTCGTTGATGTTCGCCATCGACGACGGCCACGCGCTGCGTGCCGAAGCTGAGCAGTTCTCGGCCCGGCACGAAGCGGCGCTGCTGGCCGCAAGCGCGGGAGCGCACCATGCGAACACGCCCGAACCCGCGCGGCGGCTGCGCATCGGCTATGTCTCGCCGGACTTTCGCAATCACTGCCAGTCGCTTTTTACGACGCCGCTGCTGCGCCATCACGATCACGAGGCGCTCGAAATTTTCTGCTACTCGCTGAGCGCGCAGACCGACGACGTGACGGCCCGGCTGCGCGGTTTCGCCGATGTCTGGCGCGACGCGCACGAATTCGACGACGCGCGCCTCGTCCAGCAGATTCGCGACGATCGCATCGACGTGCTCGTGGATCTCACAATGCACATGGACGGCGTACGGCGCCTGTTGTTCGCGCGGCGCCCTGCGCCGGTGCAGGTGGCGTGGCTTGCCTACCCCGGCACGACGGGCAGCCCCTCGATCGGATGGCGTCTCACCGACCCCTGGCTCGACCCGCAGGGCGAGCCGCACATCGACGACCAATACACCGAACGTTCGCTGCGCCTGCCCGACGCGTTCTGGTGCTATGACCCGCTGGCAACCGATGTGGAAGTGAACGCGTTGCCGGCGCTCACGGCTGGACACATTACGTTCGGATGCCTGAACAATCCCTGCAAGCTCACGGACGCTACGCTGGCGCTGTGGTCCGGCGTGTTCGCCGCGCTGCCACGCGCGCGGCTTCTTCTGATGGCGCCGCCCGGCAGTGCGCGCGAGCGCTTGAATGTGCGTCTCGGGGCGCACGGCATCGATCCGGCGTGCGTGAGCTACGTGGGCTTTCAGTCGCGCGCCGACTATCTGCGCATCTACCAGCGGATCGACATCGCGCTGGACACGTTTCCGGCCAACGGCCATACCACGAGTCTCGATGCTTTCTGGATGGGCGTGCCGGTGCCCACGCGCTACGGCCGTTCGGCGGTGAGCCGCGCGGGGCTTTGCCTGCTTGCCAATCTGGGGTTGCCGGAACTGGCGGCGGCAAGCGATGCCGGGTACGTGGCTGCGGTGACGGCGCTCGCGCGCGATGTGTCGCGCCTCGCCGCGCTGCGTGCGGGTCTGCGCGCACGCATGGAAGTCTCGCCGCTCATGGACGGCGCACGCTTCACGCGAAACATGGAAGCCGCCTACCGGCAGATGTGGCAAGCGTGGTGCGCTCCGGAGCGCGCAACCAGCGAATGCGCACGCTGA
- a CDS encoding helix-turn-helix domain-containing protein, which yields MEAPDTHFPVQELLRRLSDDSRSASEIARLSGVSQPTVSRLRTSNGRRVRRSASFNKLCSFYGVKAPPSSRHAAAYNELLRNAIVEAWDGSEEHGRALLVVIKGLKELRERPA from the coding sequence ATGGAAGCCCCAGATACTCATTTTCCGGTGCAGGAACTGCTGCGGCGGTTATCGGACGATTCACGCTCGGCCAGCGAAATTGCGCGACTTTCCGGGGTCAGTCAGCCTACTGTCTCGCGTCTTCGCACGTCGAACGGGCGACGGGTACGTCGGAGCGCGTCATTCAATAAGCTATGCAGTTTCTACGGTGTGAAGGCACCGCCGTCCAGTCGGCACGCGGCCGCCTATAACGAATTGCTGCGCAATGCGATCGTCGAGGCGTGGGACGGCTCGGAAGAGCACGGCCGCGCGCTGCTCGTCGTCATCAAGGGCTTGAAGGAGTTGAGGGAACGGCCCGCGTAG
- the bcsR gene encoding BcsR/BcsP family cellulose biosynthesis protein gives MAIRLWGSGRRSRSGPALPSDIDALARLVEGVDRDRYLDVQAEDAWQAAAKRWPLVADVLELPVEGGKG, from the coding sequence ATGGCGATACGCTTGTGGGGGTCCGGCCGGCGTTCGCGCAGCGGTCCTGCGCTGCCGAGCGATATCGACGCGCTCGCGCGCCTCGTCGAGGGCGTGGACCGCGACCGCTATCTCGACGTTCAGGCCGAGGACGCCTGGCAGGCGGCCGCGAAACGCTGGCCGCTCGTGGCGGACGTGCTGGAGCTGCCCGTGGAGGGTGGGAAAGGCTGA